A section of the Pimelobacter simplex genome encodes:
- a CDS encoding peptidoglycan-binding domain-containing protein: protein MAVHDELADLARSAGAQVLEDADSFRAAVDDFVPEGSITTGELNLLVDAIRMRALGRLVEMLDRDADPTAAIDLHGDQLARDRGTTEAGGARWALAALGFALGRVGDAEVRARHAEMTAAGTVPRPPSVPAPAPPPAPAPAPATELGPAPTLPTLPTEAPLRRRPPPPPSPAAPVAPVTPVAPVAPAAPAAPAARSGRGRLALVVLVVLALLGGGVGVGVLLSGRDKDKDAPTAASASDGTSAPTGSAPRTGSTESTDPTQGSGPTGSTDPAGAESGGTAPDPLGVGYPLRNQPCSDGFIVVLASAEGASPAATVQDALDRFPRAEGRAYLDPARSCRNLSHLTYKVNLARVPYIGPYPDAVAACQARMAVADTTTYVIEVAQDATTATFCACSYDDAALPLLNRVDDSAPRGDNRFWTLELQYMLWEAGYNPQRLVPGKFGSQTAGFVSALQGDNGLDRTGAMDAATWRALKARAC, encoded by the coding sequence GTGGCAGTACACGACGAGCTCGCCGACCTCGCCCGCTCCGCCGGTGCCCAGGTCCTCGAGGACGCGGACTCCTTCCGGGCCGCGGTCGACGACTTCGTGCCCGAGGGCAGCATCACGACCGGCGAGCTCAACCTGCTGGTCGACGCGATCCGGATGCGGGCCCTGGGCCGCCTGGTCGAGATGCTCGACCGCGACGCCGACCCCACCGCCGCGATCGACCTGCACGGCGACCAGCTCGCCCGCGACCGCGGGACGACGGAGGCCGGCGGCGCGCGGTGGGCGCTGGCCGCGCTGGGCTTCGCGCTGGGACGGGTCGGTGACGCCGAGGTCCGGGCCCGGCACGCGGAGATGACCGCGGCCGGGACGGTGCCGCGCCCGCCGAGCGTCCCGGCGCCCGCTCCCCCGCCCGCGCCGGCGCCGGCGCCGGCCACCGAGCTCGGGCCCGCGCCGACGCTGCCCACGCTGCCGACCGAGGCCCCCCTGCGCCGCCGCCCCCCGCCCCCGCCGTCTCCGGCCGCCCCGGTGGCCCCCGTGACCCCGGTGGCACCTGTGGCACCCGCGGCACCCGCGGCACCCGCGGCCCGCTCAGGGCGCGGCCGGCTGGCGCTCGTCGTCCTGGTCGTGCTGGCCCTGCTGGGCGGCGGGGTCGGCGTCGGCGTGCTGCTGAGCGGTCGCGACAAGGACAAGGACGCTCCCACCGCGGCCTCGGCCTCGGACGGCACCTCCGCGCCGACCGGCTCCGCCCCCCGGACGGGCAGCACGGAGAGCACCGACCCGACGCAGGGCTCCGGTCCGACGGGCTCCACCGACCCGGCGGGAGCCGAGTCGGGCGGGACCGCACCCGACCCGCTGGGCGTGGGCTACCCGCTGCGCAACCAGCCCTGCTCGGACGGCTTCATCGTCGTCCTCGCCTCGGCCGAGGGCGCCAGCCCGGCGGCGACGGTGCAGGACGCGCTCGACCGGTTCCCGCGGGCCGAGGGCCGGGCGTACCTGGACCCGGCGCGCTCCTGCCGCAACCTGAGCCACCTGACCTACAAGGTCAACCTGGCCCGGGTGCCCTACATCGGGCCCTACCCGGACGCGGTCGCCGCGTGCCAGGCCCGGATGGCGGTGGCCGACACGACGACGTACGTGATCGAGGTGGCGCAGGACGCGACCACGGCGACCTTCTGCGCCTGCTCGTACGACGACGCGGCGCTCCCCCTGCTCAACCGCGTCGACGACTCCGCACCGCGCGGGGACAACCGGTTCTGGACGCTGGAGCTCCAGTACATGCTCTGGGAGGCGGGCTACAACCCGCAGCGGCTGGTGCCGGGCAAGTTCGGCAGCCAGACGGCGGGCTTCGTCTCGGCACTCCAGGGCGACAACGGGCTCGACCGGACCGGCGCGATGGACGCCGCGACGTGGCGCGCGCTCAAGGCGCGGGCCTGCTGA
- a CDS encoding ABC transporter substrate-binding protein, which translates to MRRALIALTASASVLALSSCGLSSDGGRSATGGSGGPYPLTIENCGADVTLDAAPEKVVLLKSAAVPYLAELGVLDKVTARAGEYPRDYYDDATFAALEKIPALTGKTDTSGHLLISKEVVIGKEPDLVLGEIDNLSRATLDQVGIPLIEEPAMCPQGLDDPGFDDIYAQMETYGKVFDRTDEAAAANAVLKKRVAELTADPAGERRTAAVLYPTVGGGVTYAYGTRSMAHPILEAAGLENVFADTDERVFEVTPEELIGRNPDVLILLHSAGEPAKVADAITSLPGARSIAAVRDDNVLSLLFNYVEPPTPLALDGLAKIEERFGEKS; encoded by the coding sequence ATGCGCCGCGCCCTGATCGCCCTGACCGCCTCGGCCTCCGTCCTCGCCCTCAGCTCGTGCGGGCTCTCCTCCGACGGCGGCCGCTCCGCCACCGGCGGGTCCGGCGGCCCCTACCCGCTGACGATCGAGAACTGCGGTGCCGACGTCACCCTCGACGCCGCTCCCGAGAAGGTCGTCCTCCTCAAGAGCGCGGCCGTGCCCTACCTGGCCGAGCTCGGGGTCCTCGACAAGGTGACCGCCCGGGCGGGGGAGTACCCCCGCGACTACTACGACGACGCGACCTTCGCCGCGCTGGAGAAGATCCCCGCGCTCACCGGCAAGACCGACACCTCCGGCCACCTGCTGATCTCCAAGGAGGTCGTCATCGGCAAGGAGCCCGACCTCGTGCTCGGCGAGATCGACAACCTCAGCCGGGCCACCCTCGACCAGGTCGGCATCCCGCTCATCGAGGAGCCGGCGATGTGCCCGCAGGGCCTCGACGACCCGGGCTTCGACGACATCTACGCGCAGATGGAGACCTACGGCAAGGTCTTCGACCGCACCGACGAGGCCGCCGCGGCCAACGCCGTGCTGAAGAAGCGCGTCGCCGAGCTGACGGCCGACCCGGCCGGCGAGCGCCGTACGGCGGCCGTGCTCTACCCGACCGTGGGCGGCGGCGTGACCTACGCCTACGGCACCCGCAGCATGGCGCACCCGATCCTCGAGGCCGCCGGCCTCGAGAACGTCTTCGCCGACACCGACGAGCGGGTCTTCGAGGTGACGCCCGAGGAGCTCATCGGCCGCAACCCCGACGTACTGATCCTGCTGCACAGCGCGGGCGAGCCGGCCAAGGTCGCCGACGCGATCACCAGCCTGCCGGGCGCCAGGAGCATCGCCGCGGTCCGCGACGACAACGTGCTGTCGCTCCTCTTCAACTACGTCGAGCCGCCGACGCCGCTGGCCCTCGACGGCCTGGCCAAGATCGAGGAGAGGTTCGGCGAGAAGTCGTGA
- a CDS encoding FecCD family ABC transporter permease, with protein MNMQQGGVRRARRWTLGLLLALVLSVVAGIALGAVYVPFDSVVKVLGHHLFLVPGEQTWSAPRDSIIWDVRLPRVLLAALVGAGLAVCGIALQAMVRNLLADPYLLGVSSGASAGAAAAILFGITLGLGEHVLSGSAFVGALAASVLVYAVARSAGRVTSTRLLLAGVAVGYALQAVTSFLIFASDSAEGARSVMFWLLGSLALAGWGQPLAVAVVVVLLTVAVLTVLGRQLDALAVGDETALALGVPPERLRTALLVLVSLCVAVVVSAAGSVGFVGLVVPHLARRAVGAAHVRAVPVAALMGAILLIWADIVARVLLAPQEIPIGIITAVVGAPFLLVLVRRLQATAA; from the coding sequence ATGAACATGCAACAGGGCGGAGTGCGCCGGGCTCGCCGGTGGACCCTCGGTCTCCTCCTCGCCCTGGTGCTGTCCGTGGTCGCCGGGATCGCGCTCGGCGCGGTCTACGTGCCCTTCGACAGCGTCGTGAAGGTGCTCGGCCACCACCTCTTCCTGGTGCCGGGCGAGCAGACCTGGAGCGCCCCGCGCGACTCGATCATCTGGGACGTCCGGCTTCCGCGGGTGCTGCTCGCGGCGCTGGTCGGCGCGGGCCTCGCGGTCTGCGGCATCGCGCTCCAGGCAATGGTGCGCAACCTGCTCGCCGACCCCTACCTGCTCGGCGTCAGCTCCGGCGCGTCGGCCGGCGCGGCCGCGGCGATCCTGTTCGGCATCACGCTCGGGCTCGGTGAGCACGTGCTGTCGGGCAGCGCCTTCGTCGGGGCCCTCGCCGCCTCCGTCCTCGTGTACGCCGTCGCCCGCTCCGCCGGCCGGGTGACCTCCACGCGGCTGCTGCTCGCCGGGGTCGCGGTCGGCTACGCGCTCCAGGCGGTGACGAGCTTCCTCATCTTCGCCTCCGACTCCGCCGAGGGTGCCCGCTCGGTGATGTTCTGGCTGCTCGGGTCACTGGCGCTGGCCGGCTGGGGCCAGCCGCTGGCCGTCGCGGTCGTCGTCGTGCTGCTCACCGTCGCCGTGCTCACCGTGCTCGGCCGCCAGCTCGACGCGCTCGCGGTCGGCGACGAGACGGCGCTGGCGCTCGGCGTACCCCCGGAGCGGCTGCGCACCGCGCTGCTCGTCCTGGTCTCGCTGTGCGTGGCGGTCGTGGTCTCAGCGGCCGGCAGCGTCGGCTTCGTCGGGCTCGTCGTCCCGCACCTGGCCCGTCGCGCCGTCGGCGCCGCCCACGTCCGTGCCGTCCCGGTCGCCGCCCTGATGGGCGCGATCCTCCTGATCTGGGCCGACATCGTCGCCCGGGTGCTGCTCGCCCCGCAGGAGATCCCGATCGGGATCATCACCGCGGTCGTCGGCGCACCGTTCCTGCTCGTCCTCGTCCGCCGTCTCCAGGCCACTGCCGCCTGA
- a CDS encoding ABC transporter ATP-binding protein, translating into MIVAEALEFGYGAAPVLRGVGLTARPGRVLGLLGPNGSGKTTALRMLYGSLRPAAGRVTLDGRPLATLSPREVSQQVAVVVQESDAESMLTVHEMVSLGRLPRLKTFQRAGAEDHRAVAESLDAVGAGHLARRRFAELSGGERQRVLVARALAQEGEFLLLDEPTNHLDIRYQHEVLHLVRTVATSAVVVLHDLNLAARYCDDLVLLDGGRVVRSGSPDEVLDPDLIAEVYGIGATRADAGGHPQLLFHPLNTDERLPA; encoded by the coding sequence GTGATCGTCGCCGAGGCCCTCGAGTTCGGGTACGGCGCCGCGCCGGTCCTGCGCGGCGTCGGGCTCACCGCGCGGCCGGGCCGGGTGCTCGGCCTGCTCGGCCCCAACGGCAGCGGCAAGACCACCGCCCTGCGGATGCTCTACGGCTCGCTGCGCCCCGCCGCCGGCCGGGTGACCCTCGACGGGCGGCCCCTGGCGACGCTGTCGCCGCGCGAGGTCTCCCAGCAGGTCGCCGTCGTGGTGCAGGAGTCCGACGCCGAGTCGATGCTCACCGTGCACGAGATGGTCTCGCTGGGCCGGCTCCCGCGGCTCAAGACGTTCCAGCGCGCCGGCGCCGAGGACCACCGGGCCGTGGCCGAGTCCCTGGACGCGGTCGGTGCCGGGCACCTGGCGCGCCGCCGCTTCGCCGAGCTCTCCGGCGGCGAGCGGCAGCGCGTGCTGGTCGCGCGGGCGCTGGCCCAGGAGGGGGAGTTCCTGCTCCTCGACGAGCCGACCAACCACCTCGACATCCGCTACCAGCACGAGGTGCTCCACCTGGTCCGGACCGTGGCGACCAGCGCGGTCGTCGTCCTCCACGACCTCAACCTCGCCGCCCGCTACTGCGACGACCTGGTCCTCCTCGACGGCGGCCGCGTCGTCCGGTCGGGCTCGCCCGACGAGGTCCTCGACCCGGACCTGATCGCCGAGGTCTACGGCATCGGCGCCACCCGGGCCGACGCCGGCGGCCACCCGCAGCTCCTCTTCCACCCCCTGAACACCGACGAGAGGCTTCCCGCATGA
- the folC gene encoding bifunctional tetrahydrofolate synthase/dihydrofolate synthase produces the protein MTEPVARPAETFAEAEDALLSRWPETRLEPSLDRIQAFTEILGDPQRAYRSIHLTGTNGKTSTSRMIDALLRALDLRTGRFTSPHVEKMSERISIDGEPLDDETFVRAFNDIAPYTHLVDQAEEHPLSFFETVVGMAYAAFADAPVDVAVVEVGMGGSWDATNVIDADVAVVTPIAVDHADYLGGTPVEIAREKAGIIKPGATAVLAQQSADVAVVLLERAAEVGATVAREGLEFAVVSRTAAVGGQVVTLQGLRGRYDDLFLPLYGAHQAQNAVTALAAVEAFVGGEEPLGDDIVRGAFAEITSPGRLEVVRRSPTIVLDAAHNPHGAAATAAALDDSFQFDPIVGVIGVMGDKDAEGLLAAFEPLLSHVVITQNSTDRAMPAERLAVVAREVFGEDRVSVVPLLADAIDAAAAVAEDEGHDALSSGAVLVTGSVVTVGEARVLLGGRK, from the coding sequence ATGACTGAGCCCGTAGCGCGCCCCGCAGAGACCTTCGCCGAGGCCGAGGACGCCCTGCTGTCCCGGTGGCCCGAGACCCGGCTCGAGCCCTCGCTCGACCGGATCCAGGCGTTCACCGAGATCCTGGGTGACCCGCAGCGGGCCTACCGGTCGATCCACCTGACCGGAACCAACGGCAAGACGTCGACCTCGCGGATGATCGACGCCCTGCTCCGCGCCCTCGACCTGCGCACGGGCCGGTTCACCAGCCCGCACGTCGAGAAGATGAGCGAGCGGATCAGCATCGACGGCGAGCCCCTCGACGACGAGACGTTCGTCCGGGCGTTCAACGACATCGCGCCCTACACGCACCTGGTCGACCAGGCCGAGGAGCACCCGCTCAGCTTCTTCGAGACCGTCGTCGGCATGGCCTACGCCGCCTTCGCCGACGCACCGGTCGACGTCGCGGTCGTCGAGGTCGGCATGGGTGGCTCGTGGGACGCCACCAACGTCATCGACGCCGACGTCGCGGTGGTCACGCCGATCGCCGTCGACCACGCCGACTACCTCGGCGGTACGCCGGTCGAGATCGCGCGCGAGAAGGCCGGGATCATCAAGCCCGGCGCGACCGCCGTCCTGGCCCAGCAGAGCGCCGACGTGGCCGTGGTCCTCCTCGAGCGCGCGGCCGAGGTCGGTGCCACCGTCGCCCGCGAGGGTCTCGAGTTCGCCGTCGTGTCCCGCACCGCCGCGGTCGGCGGCCAGGTCGTCACCCTCCAGGGCCTCCGCGGCCGGTACGACGACCTCTTCCTCCCGCTCTACGGAGCCCACCAGGCCCAGAACGCCGTCACCGCCCTCGCCGCCGTCGAGGCCTTCGTCGGGGGAGAGGAGCCGCTCGGCGACGACATCGTCCGCGGCGCCTTCGCCGAGATCACCTCGCCGGGCCGGCTCGAGGTCGTCCGGCGCAGCCCCACGATCGTGCTCGACGCCGCCCACAACCCCCACGGCGCCGCGGCCACCGCGGCCGCGCTCGACGACTCCTTCCAGTTCGACCCGATCGTCGGCGTGATCGGCGTGATGGGCGACAAGGACGCCGAGGGTCTCCTCGCCGCCTTCGAGCCGCTGCTGTCCCACGTCGTGATCACCCAGAACTCCACCGACCGCGCGATGCCGGCCGAGCGCCTGGCCGTCGTGGCGCGCGAGGTCTTCGGCGAGGACCGGGTCAGCGTCGTACCGCTGCTGGCGGACGCGATCGACGCCGCCGCGGCCGTCGCCGAGGACGAGGGCCACGACGCGCTCTCCTCCGGCGCGGTCCTGGTCACCGGCTCGGTGGTCACCGTCGGTGAGGCCCGGGTGCTGCTCGGAGGCCGCAAGTGA
- a CDS encoding class I SAM-dependent methyltransferase: MSAIQDNVDAYWTGRAPSYDDYQQRPERLALDQAAWSAVLAAALPAAPADVLDLGTGSGYVALLLAALGHDVTATDLSEGMLERARAHAASAERAPDFRRGDAVAPDFADASFDAITNRYLMWTLREPERALAAWHRLLRPGGVLAVVDSTWFPDGLDRDTTEDFVRLYDAGVRDALPLAAAESIDATRELVVAAGFRDVTVTPLTSILELDRAHGVAPDHEVRLQFLVRGLRP; this comes from the coding sequence ATGAGCGCCATCCAGGACAACGTCGACGCCTACTGGACCGGCCGCGCGCCGTCGTACGACGACTACCAGCAGCGTCCCGAGCGCCTCGCCCTCGACCAGGCGGCCTGGTCCGCCGTGCTCGCCGCGGCCCTGCCCGCCGCACCGGCCGACGTCCTCGACCTCGGTACCGGCAGCGGGTACGTCGCGCTCCTGCTCGCCGCCCTCGGCCACGACGTCACCGCCACCGACCTGTCCGAGGGCATGCTCGAACGAGCCCGCGCCCACGCCGCGAGCGCCGAGCGGGCCCCCGACTTCCGCCGCGGCGACGCGGTCGCCCCCGACTTCGCCGACGCCTCGTTCGACGCGATCACCAACCGCTACCTGATGTGGACCCTGCGCGAGCCGGAGCGCGCACTGGCGGCCTGGCACCGGTTGCTGCGTCCCGGCGGCGTGCTCGCCGTGGTCGACTCCACCTGGTTCCCCGACGGGCTCGACCGCGACACCACCGAGGACTTCGTCCGGCTCTACGACGCCGGCGTGCGCGACGCCCTCCCGCTCGCCGCCGCGGAGTCCATCGATGCCACCCGCGAGCTCGTCGTGGCGGCCGGCTTCCGCGACGTCACGGTGACCCCGCTCACGAGCATCCTCGAGCTCGACCGGGCCCACGGCGTCGCCCCCGACCACGAGGTGCGCCTGCAGTTCCTCGTCCGGGGCCTGCGTCCGTAG